The segment GCACGGAGCGGATCCGGACGCCGATGCGGCGGGCCAGCCGCTCCATGGCGGCCACCGCGCGCGCCGGTGGCTCGGGGCTCGCCATCCAGTACGCCAGCAGGTCCTTCTCCTTCCCCAGCCCCGCCCCTTCCAGGAGCCGCGCGTAGAAGGGCGGGTTGTGCGACATCATCACCGCAGGCGGGGCGTCGAAGCCCTCCACCAGCACTCCCGGGGAGGAGAGCTCGTCGTTGGTGGAAAGGTTCATGGGCCCCATCATCCGCTCCATCCCGCGCTCCCGCAGCCAGGCGGAGGCGGCCTCCACCAGCGCGCGCGCGGCCTCCGCGTCGTCCGCGCACTCGAACAGGCCGAAGAAGCCGGTGCGGTCGCCGTGGAAGCGGTTGTACCGGTGGTTGACCACGGCGGCGATCCGCCCCACCGCCTCGCCGCCCCGCTCGGCCAGGAGGTACGCCGCGTCGGCGTGCTGGTGGAAGGGGTGCTTGCGGCGGTCGAGCAGCCCCTCCACGGCCATGCGCAGCGGCGGAACCCAGCTCGGGTCCCGCGCGTTGATCTTCCAGGCGAGGTCGACGAAGGGGCGGACGGACTCGTCCGGGCCGAGCTCCCGGACGCGGAGCGGTGCCG is part of the Longimicrobiaceae bacterium genome and harbors:
- a CDS encoding GNAT family N-acetyltransferase, whose protein sequence is MTAPLRVRELGPDESVRPFVDLAWKINARDPSWVPPLRMAVEGLLDRRKHPFHQHADAAYLLAERGGEAVGRIAAVVNHRYNRFHGDRTGFFGLFECADDAEAARALVEAASAWLRERGMERMMGPMNLSTNDELSSPGVLVEGFDAPPAVMMSHNPPFYARLLEGAGLGKEKDLLAYWMASPEPPARAVAAMERLARRIGVRIRSVRMKELKEEVRRVQEVYNAAWSQNWGFVPMTEAEFEHMAKEMRPVVDPELVLLAEKEDGEPVGFLLALPDLNRAFRHLPDGRLFPFGLFRFLWHRRRIDSLRVLTLGLKPGYQHLGLGAAMYLHAFRVAAARGYRTGEGSWILEDNLEMRGAMEKMGATPYKRYRVFQTPLGNGR